The following is a genomic window from Onthophagus taurus isolate NC chromosome 1, IU_Otau_3.0, whole genome shotgun sequence.
GCTTACTATAACGTTATATTAGCAGCACTTGCGATGTTGGCATTCCAATTAGATGACGCTCCATTAAACATCAGCACCACTTTTTCGGCTACCTTTGGCAAAGTGGCCAAGCCATCTGATGAAAATAGCCGTTGTTATACAGTCTCTGCTGCTTATGGCAGTCTTTGCTTTACCCATTCTGGCTTCAAACAATTGCTACTAAAATATTATACCCTTGTTTGCAGCTATTCAAGGGAAGTGAAGTGCTGTAAACTGagatttaaattgtattatttgaaaataataacaaagtaTAAACGTAATATCGTTCAATTTACACAGCATGTTTTCAGAAGAATCTTAGAcagatgacattttaaataaatacattacCTGGTGTATTCGGTGCAACTATAAAAAAATGCCATCATAACGCCGTTACCAATCGTTCATAACTTGCTCTAACATTGCTTTGTGATTGAATAACAGAACAGCGATCCAATGGAAAGTCGTGATCGAGTAACAGTTTAGTAATAGTCGCGGTAGGAACGTTTACTTTGTTATAACCCTGTTACTTACTAACAGTGAAAAAGTAACAGTTCGTGAAATATCCTACAACACTAAAACTTGATACCAAGAGACATATTACCTGACGGCAGAAGAACTATTGGACGcacaagaaaaatatgaattgAACATGCTTTAGCCTATTTTAGAAGAAGCAAGATGTTAAGATTGAAATTTCATGgctgaatttttttatgatctTAAATGCCATTGCtttaagtaaaataataattgggCTTATAAAAGATTGTTCCAAAAAACAGTAACTTTCCTAAAATTGATTCTTctttggaaaaattaaaagaaaaataataaatagttcTGACAATCATAACAGCTTAGGCCCCAGTTGGCCCTTTGTACATCCCTACAATTTACAGTTCATTCAAGGCTCAGAAAACCAGCCCAAGGATCTAATATAGAACAGAAGGGTATGTTCTTTATGTCCGAAATTTGGGACCATGGTACTCCAAAAATAGATTCCCTTAAATACGCGAGGTTGGGGGTGTGTTCACCAGCTTCATATAGAACATAAGCTCACGTAACCTGCAGTATCCGGTCAGGAAGTGGGTGAGGAGCCTCaagtcactttttgattttcccaGGAGCTGAGTTGATCTCTTCCGGTCAGGGTAGAGCAGAGGTTTTTTGTACTGCAGTCTCATCCCATCTATCGCAAAAAGTTCGACGAGAAATGGAGTTGATCAGCTTGTTCCCATGATCGTGTCCCTTATTTTCGGTATGTCCTTCCCGCTACTTTATCGTGACGTTGTGACCGACAGGACTTCACTAACGATGATGTAGTGCGATGCCTACTAAGCGCTAGCATAGCCCGTCTGCTATCAGTGCTTGCAACGTTACTGCTAACTTTTTTGAGTCGATGATCACATTAGCTGCTATATTCATAGCAGTTACTTCAGCCTGAGGAATCGTGCAGTACGACCCTAGCTAAATGAAAAGTTGCAACTGGAGATCGTGCGAGAAAATTCCTGCTCCGGAGCCTCCAGCCTTCTTTaatccatcagtgtagatggtCAGCGTTTTACCTGCGTTAAAGTTGCTCTGGGGAATCGTCTCAATGCCAAAGTGTGGCCTGTTTAAGAAAGTAGGTGTGAAGGGTTGTTTACGAACAGCCTAACTTCAGAGTTCGTTCCGgactattcccatttttacAACCTACTTATTATCCACTGATCGCAATCGAAGCAACGCCAGCACGGCCACCTCcctgataaaaatatctagggGCAGCACGTTCAGCAAAGTCTCCATCGCTATCGGGCTGACAAtcatattatttctttaaaaatgtaaccATACTAAATacttttgagaaaaataattgaagaattaagtaataaattaaaaaacttacaaACATCTATATTGTGTTGACTGTacacaaaaatttctttatactCGCTCAACGCacttatttttttgcatttgtTACATATAAACgctatatttttttcaatattacttATACTTTCCATATATTTGAGGTTTAAATAGAATTCGCAGTCACTTTTTTCAATCGGTTTAACAGTTTTTTCACAAtggaaacatttaaaaacattcaaaGAGGCCtaacacaaaaaatgttaacttaaaaatattattaaaaagtagtACAAATTACTTACAGCGTTAAAACATTTCTTACAACAACAATCATTTACGTCAGTTCTCCATTTAACAGTTATTTTATCACCAACAGAAATATCCTTAATCGcttttattactaaataatTACCTAAAAcgctaaaataatttaaaaatttatttttgtatacgttttcgattattttattaaattaacttacAACCAATCTGTATTTGGATGAGGATCATTAAGAAAATATCGTGTAGAAAGAAAAATCGCATCGGCAATAAACTCAGCTCTATTCTGCGCAGGAATTCCATGATATAAAACTTGTTTGATTTGAATCGAATTTTGttggaattgataataatactttaataaaGATCCTCCAATAATCGAATACAATTTGAATtgatctttatttttgtactttggAAATTGAACGATCCACTCAAAAAAGCTGGTATGAACTAATAAGTACACAACGACTTCAACGCAATTCTAAAAGGAGAAATTAAATGGAACAAAaaccaataaatattttctttggtacttttaaaaaagaaaacaatttctttttgtctTCATCCAGTTTATAAGgaagattttgaaaatgttcaaTATTATATTCCTTttcgtaataatttttcgaaatcgCGCCTTCTACAAATTGCAACTCAAAGAAAAGCATTCGCATTGCAACGTAATGAATGTCGTTTTTAGGGAAAAAACCTCTTTGCAGTCCAAAACATTCCCAACGATGATATTCGTTCCATGAATAATAACGACAGTTATATCCACAAAAGAAGATAACATCGCAACCAGGGCaactttaacaaaaattaattattaaaaagatgtattatgaattttaaaattattacgttACGAAATATTGAATAGCTTTCAAACAATGATGACATCGATAAATATCTTCCCTAGCAGGTATTTCATATTGAGGATGATTTGGAAGAATCGCGGCTTTTTCAAGCAATAAAACATCCCCCtgattaatattctttttagcAACCAAACcatcagaaaaattttttttatttctaaaaattaatacttaaaatgaatttttaaagatgtctGTTTCTTACGCAAGTTTTAATTTAGCTGAAATATGCGgtaacataaaattatttccgCCAGCTAGTTCTGGGAGTATTAAATTTGGGTCTGGTACATGAAATAGTTTAAATCTTCTTTCAGGAAGTGGTTGTAATTGCCCAAGATTATCAATCTTTTCGATTTCTGTTTTCAATTTACCACctttactaaaatttaatttaggatatacaattttttaatataaaaaatttttgttggtgATCCATCTGAACTTGCACATGCGTATACTGTATCAAGAACGGATGATTCGTACTACGCATGCGTAGttacaagaatttttaacaGTAAATTAATAGACTTACtttaaactaattaaatatGATCCAAATAATTCCTCCTCTCTTGATATATCTTCCATTTTCGTTATGTTATATagactaaattaaatttcgattagagaaaatatataaaagagTTGAGACATAACCTATAATTACTTCACCACATtagatttatatatataaattattatttctttaataaatttaccacattttatttacttgCACACAACAAccaatttaaaacataaatgttaCTTACCTTTGTCAGTCTTATGTATTTGATATCTAAAGATTTCTTAAAGAATTCTCACCACCATGTGCAACCACTTGCAAAGTATAACGGGTTACAACTTGTAAACGATCACGGAGTCGAATAGCAACTATTGGAAGTCTACAGGAATCCCCTCTCTTTCTAttcaacttttaaataaacaaaaaactattttaaaaaaaagctcTTATCTACTGGTATAAGTGAGAATTAAAAGAATGGGACGATAAGGAtatcaaaagaaataaataccTACGTTCTCTGTTCGATAATCGAGTTCACTTTATTTGGAATAAGAAGAGGTTGATAGATAAGGTTTCTATGAGcaaatgttttataaattaactttcttaaaaataaaaatataaaaagttgtagagggtttgaaaatatttcgaagaagttttttaaaaaagatcttttattTGAATCTCAAGAGCCTATAACATGAAAGGAAACTATATCTTTTTAGAAGAGTAAACATTACGAAATTAAAAGCTAATATGAATAAGCCCTAAAGACACCATGtactagtttttttttaaattaagaaaaaaaacatgttCTTATGAGAATCTACAACCTGTTTAAACTagaacaaaatataaaaagttaactgttatttcttcaattccaaagagtttattttatataactcataaaaaaaatcatttaaaaatgaacTTCCTAGTAACAAGCAGGCACCACACATGATACAAATTTAGTTGCGTAATTTGTGTCGATTCTAATATACAGGTGGCCTATTGAAAACGACCTGCCAGGGGAAGATGTTATCGAAAAAAACGTGAAACACAAGTTTGTTTCTCTTCAAAGTTAGTACCACCAACATCCATATACacttataaattttgttcaaaTTTTTGCCTAACATTTTCCAGCATTTCAATAGCACCAATAATGCACTGTCGTAACTCTTCCAACGCAATCGCACTCGGTAGCATaaacttttgattttaaaagctcccattaaaaaaatctaaaagggAGAGGTCTGGAGATCTGGCTGGCCATTCTTCAGCACTTCTTCAAGCTATCCATCATTGACCAGGAAACTTTTTATCTAAGAAGTCCCTAACAGCAACGACATAATGCGGTGGAGCACCATCtctagaaaaataaatattgttccGAGTATCTTTCATCGTTCTCAACAATGTCAATTAAGGTAGAGTACACCAAGTTTTCCAATATTTTAAGTTACCGTTCTCTTGTCAAACTGCCGTCTATAACGATTGATCCAATGATGCGATCTCCAAAAATACCTGCGAAACATTGAGTTTTTGTGGAATTTGAATGTGTGCTTCATGAAAAACATAAGAGTTTTTGTCTGACCAGTATCAACAATTATGATGATTCACAGTAgcatttaataagaaaaaactttcgtcactaaaacaaatattaagaagAAATTGCCTGttgtcaattattttttgagaaatattttcGCAAAATTGCAGGCGCCCGGACATAATCTCCTTCATTCAATTCATGAATTAAGTTTACTTTATAAGGATGGAATTTGAAGTTTTGCAGAATTCGTTGAATAGTTGTTTTAGGAACATTAGTAACTGCAgctatttttcttttacttacAGATGAATCTGCACTAACTTGCCCTATTACTTTCATTTAGCAATGGTAGAATCCAGGTTCATCGTAAGttttataatgtaaataaaaatcttaaatacaataaaatgtttgattttatttatatatcgGTGTAGTCACTCGTGAGTGACGTCATTTGACATACGTAACGTgtcttttctaataataatgtttttagtCCACGGAAATACGACTAAATCTGTGATTATTACGTTTTCCTCATAGTTTATATTTTCCACAcattcttttttcttaaaagatagTTTACGTTTCTCTCTCTTTTTTCGTATACTCCTTTAGAGGTGCCTGAAGAGGGAAACTGTCGGTTTCCGAAACAATTTGTAGCACcgatatataaataaaatcaaacattttcattgtatttaagatttttatttacattattctATTACTTCTAGGTTTGTGAGTTCATTGATCACAGAAAATTTACGTTCAGGAAGCTTCAGTTTTTCGGAACTTATGTACCAAGTCTAGAATGTACTTATGACGAACACGCCTATTAGGATGTAGGTTATGGAATAAACGTGCTgtttcataaacattttcatgaTTAAAAGAAAAGGGCTCTCAATTTCAACTCTTTCGGCAATTGTATACAccataattaatgtaaaaatctATTCtaattaaacaacaaaaatcgaAACGTTCTTTGTTCAGGCGTGATAACAGTGCAATGCAAAATCCGCAAAGGCATGATTTGGAGCACcgtattgtaaataaatttttattacctacctttttattactttctcAATGAATAacatgtttcttttttaactttcttatcagaaatactttttatgttTAGTGAATATTGAGAGGTGGTGTATTTTTAATGCCGaatatttcgaaaataaattgttcTAACAAATTTTTACTGATGTCTCAgtaaaaacaaaacttataaTATGATGTATCGCTTGACCAAACTtcccatttgaaaaaatttgaggATGACACCCCCGTTGAGGAGGGTAAAGTTTGGGGTACAATTTTTGCGTCAAAAGTTGTCCCCCTGAGAAACAAACTTGACGTGTTTCAGgtttttttcgataaaattttccGTGGCAGTTATGCTCTTCGTTTTCAATGGGCCACcctatatacatatatacagTGATATAGGAAAGTAGCGGATGTAGGCGATAAAAACATTATGAactgtttatggaaaaatccctgaaacggatctaatgatttaaaattttgtacaatttgttggtgtagtttttaaattttttccgtcatttttaaataagttatgaatgatttatttttattacggaatatgaaagggGAT
Proteins encoded in this region:
- the LOC111413502 gene encoding uncharacterized protein, which codes for MEDISREEELFGSYLISLNKGGKLKTEIEKIDNLGQLQPLPERRFKLFHVPDPNLILPELAGGNNFMLPHISAKLKLANKKNFSDGLVAKKNINQGDVLLLEKAAILPNHPQYEIPAREDIYRCHHCLKAIQYFVTCPGCDVIFFCGYNCRYYSWNEYHRWECFGLQRGFFPKNDIHYVAMRMLFFELQFVEGAISKNYYEKEYNIEHFQNLPYKLDEDKKKLFSFLKNCVEVVVYLLVHTSFFEWIVQFPKYKNKDQFKLYSIIGGSLLKYYYQFQQNSIQIKQVLYHGIPAQNRAEFIADAIFLSTRYFLNDPHPNTDWFVLGNYLVIKAIKDISVGDKITVKWRTDVNDCCCKKCFNAASLNVFKCFHCEKTVKPIEKSDCEFYLNLKYMESISNIEKNIAFICNKCKKISALSEYKEIFVYSQHNIDVYLATHDVDYLDHAKAEYEKIFGKNHIYYIKLYSWYLDYYLRNDKDMPKFIAKASEIMCLIEVHYGKLSQAYVRSLIFLIFRFITYLRSTSEHKHTVIAYCKSLVKDVENVAEFYQMFGAMDPIIKLILFHQGVKNDLIIYKSNKKNEEKKVLK